The following coding sequences are from one Hippopotamus amphibius kiboko isolate mHipAmp2 chromosome 9, mHipAmp2.hap2, whole genome shotgun sequence window:
- the LOC130829345 gene encoding olfactory receptor 10A3-like produces MKRHNQSSVVEFILLGFSNFPELREQLFGVFLVVYLVTLMGNAVIIVIISLEQSLHVPLYLFLQNLSVVDMSISAVIMPGMLVGLSTEKMRISTAGCFAQMYFILLFGVTECFLLGAMAYDRFAAICSPLSYPMIMNKRVFMKLVMFSWVSGILVATVQTSWVFSFPFCGPNEINHISCETPAVLELACADTFLFEIYAFTGTIMTVMAPFLLILLSYIRILFAILRMPSTTGRQKAFSTCASHLTSVTLFYGTANMTYLQPKSGYSPETKKLMSLSYSLLTPLLNPLIYSLRNSELKRAVMKLWRRKVDLHTF; encoded by the coding sequence ATGAAAAGGCACAACCAAAGCTCTGTGGTTGAATTCATCCTCTTGGGCTTTTCTAACTTCCCTGAACTCCGAGAGCAGCTCTTTGGGGTGTTCTTGGTTGTTTACCTGGTGACTCTGATGGGAAATGCTGTCATTATAGTCATCATCTCCCTGGAACAGAGCCTCCACGTCCCCTTGTACCTGTTCCTCCAGAACTTGTCTGTGGTGGATATGAGTATCAGTGCAGTGATTATGCCTGGAATGCTGGTGGGCCTGTCCACTGAGAAAATGAGGATTTCTACAGCGGGCTGTTTTGCACAGATGTATTTCATACTTCTTTTTGGAGTGACCGAATGTTTTCTCCTGGGGGCAATGGCTTATGACCGATTTGCTGCAATCTGCTCTCCTCTGAGCTACCCAATGATTATGAATAAAAGAGTTTTCATGAAATTAGTAATGTTCTCATGGGTCTCAGGGATCTTGGTGGCTACTGTGCAGACCTCATGGGTTTTTAGTTTTCCCTTTTGTGGCCCCAATGAAATTAATCATATCTCTTGTGAAACTCCAGCAGTGCTAGAACTTGCATGTGCAGACACCTTTTTGTTTGAAATCTACGCATTCACTGGCACCATTATGACAGTTATGGCTCCCTTCTTGTTGATACTCTTGTCTTACATTCGAATTCTCTTTGCCATCCTGAGGATGCCATCAACCACTGGGAGGCAAAAGGCCTTTTCCACCTGTGCCTCCCACCTCACGTCTGTCACCCTCTTCTATGGCACAGCCAATATGACTTACTTACAACCCAAATCTGGCTACTCCCCAGAAACCAAGAAGCTGATGTCCTTGTCTTACTCACTTCTGACACCTCTGCTGAATCCACTGATCTACAGCTTGCGAAACAGTGAGCTGAAAAGAGCTGTGATGAAATTATGGCGAAGAAAAGTGGATTTACATACATTCTGA